From a single Rutidosis leptorrhynchoides isolate AG116_Rl617_1_P2 chromosome 5, CSIRO_AGI_Rlap_v1, whole genome shotgun sequence genomic region:
- the LOC139847969 gene encoding glycine dehydrogenase (decarboxylating) A, mitochondrial-like, producing MERARRLANKAILGRLVSQTKHNPSSPALYSPSRYVSSLSPYVCSGTRTFKPDRNITGFGSQVRSISIESLKPSDTFARRHNSATPDDQTKMAEFVGFPNIDSLIDATVPKSIRLQSMKYSKFDEGLTESQMIAHMQDLASKNQIFKSFIGMGYYNTSVPPVILRNIMENPGWYTQYTPYQAEIAQGRLESLLNFQTMVTDLTGLPMSNASLLDEGTAAAEAMAMCNNIFKGKKKTFIIASNCHPQTIDICKTRADGFDLKVVTADLKDFDYSSGDVCGVLVQYPGTEGELLDYGEFIKNAHANGVKVVMASDLLALTILKPPGEFGADIVVGSAQRFGVPMGYGGPHAAFLATSQEYKRMMPGRIIGVSVDSSGKPALRMAMQTREQHIRRDKATSNICTAQALLANMAAMFGVYHGPEGLKTIAQRVHGLAGTFAAGLKKLGTVQVQELPFFDTVKITCDNAGAIVDEAYKHKMNLRIVDKNTITVSFDETTTIEDVDTLFKVFALGKPVTFTAASIAPEVQDAIPSGLARETPFLTHPIFNAYHTEHELLRYISKLQSKDLSLCHSMIPLGSCTMKLNATTEMMPVTWPAFADMHPFAPSEQAKGYQEMFKNLGDLLCTITGFDSFSLQPNAGAAGEYAGLMVIRAYHMARGDHQRNVCIIPVSAHGTNPASAAMCGMKIITVGTDSKGNINIEEVRKAAEANKETLSALMVTYPSTHGVYEEGIDEICRIIHDNGGQVYMDGANMNAQVGLTSPGWIGADVCHLNLHKTFCIPHGGGGPGMGPIGVKKHLAPYLPSHPVVATGGIPAPEHSQPLGTISAAPWGSALILPISYTYIAMMGSQGITNASKIAILNANYMAKRLESHYPILFRGVNGTVAHEFIVDLRPLKTTTGVEPEDVAKRLIDYGFHGPTMSWPVPGTLMIEPTESESKAELDRFCDALISIREEIAEIEKGKVDINNNVIKGAPHPPHVLMADKWTKPYSREYAAYPAPWLRAAKFWPTTCRVDNVYGDRNLICTLQPAQDYEEKAEATA from the exons ATGGAACGTGCACGCAGGCTAGCAAATAAAGCCATTCTTGGCCGTTTAGTTTCACAAACTAAACACAACCCATCATCCCCTGCACTTTATTCACCATCAAGGTATGTTTCTTCATTATCACCATATGTATGTAGTGGTACAAGAACATTTAAACCAGATAGAAACATAACCGGGTTCGGGTCACAAGTTCGATCCATATCAATTGAATCTTTGAAACCAAGTGATACTTTTGCACGTAGACATAACTCTGCCACCCCAGATGATCAAACCAAAATGGCTGAATTTGTTGGTTTCCCAAATATTGATTCACTCATTGATGCAACTGTACCTAAATCGATCCGTTTACAGTCAATGAAGTATTCGAAATTCGATGAAGGGTTAACTGAATCACAAATGATTGCACATATGCAAGATTTAGCTTCTAAAAATCAAATCTTTAAGTCTTTTATTGGTATGGGGTATTATAATACTTCTGTACCTCCTGTTATATTAAGAAATATAATGGAGAACCCTGGTTGGTATACACAATATACACCGTACCAAGCCGAAATCGCGCAAGGACGGCTCGAGTCCCTGTTGAATTTCCAAACTATGGTGACGGATCTAACGGGTTTACCGATGTCGAATGCGTCGTTACTCGATGAAGGAACTGCAGCTGCAGAAGCTATGGCTATGTGTAATAATATCTTTAAGGGTAAAAAGAAAACTTTTATTATTGCAAGTAATTGTCACCCACAAACTATCGATATTTGCAAGACTCGAGCCGATGGGTTCGATTTGAAAGTTGTAACCGCTGATTTGAAAGATTTCGATTACTCGTCTGGTGACGTTTGCGGGGTGTTGGTTCAGTATCCGGGGACCGAGGGTGAGTTGTTGGACTATGGTGAATTTATTAAGAACGCGCATGCGAATGGGGTCAAAGTTGTGATGGCTAGTGATTTGTTGGCTTTGACTATATTGAAGCCGCCGGGTGAGTTTGGGGCGGATATTGTGGTGGGTTCGGCTCAACGGTTTGGGGTCCCGATGGGGTACGGTGGGCCCCACGCAGCGTTTCTTGCGACTTCTCAAGAGTATAAACGAATGATGCCTGGAAGAATTATTGGTGTTAGCGTTGATTCTTCGGGTAAGCCTGCGTTACGTATGGCAATGCAGACCCGAGAGCAACATATCAGGAGGGATAAAGCAACTAGCAACATTTGCACAGCTCAG GCATTGCTTGCAAACATGGCTGCAATGTTTGGAGTATACCATGGACCAGAAGGCCTTAAAACAATAGCCCAAAGGGTCCATGGTCTCGCAGGCACATTTGCTGCAGGGTTGAAAAAACTCGGGACGGTTCAAGTTCAGGAACTCCCGTTTTTCGACACTGTGAAGATAACATGTGATAATGCCGGTGCAATAGTCGATGAAGCTTACAAGCATAAAATGAATCTTCGTATTGTGGATAAAAACACC ATCACTGTATCGTTTGATGAGACTACAACAATTGAAGACGTCGATACTTTGTTCAAAGTTTTTGCCTTGGGGAAACCA GTGACCTTCACTGCTGCATCTATTGCACCTGAGGTTCAGGATGCTATTCCTTCGGGGCTTGCAAGGGAGACTCCGTTTTTAACTCATCCGATTTTTAACGC TTACCATACGGAGCACGAGTTACTACGATACATTAGCAAGTTGCAATCAAAGGATCTCTCATTATGTCACAGTATGATTCCGTTGGGATCTTGTACGATGAAGCTTAACGCAACTACCGAAATGATGCCTGTGACATGGCCCGCCTTTGCAGATATGCATCCTTTTGCTCCAAGCGAACAGGCAAAGGGCTACCAG GAAATGTTCAAGAATTTGGGTGACTTGTTGTGTACCATTACTGGATTCGATTCTTTCTCTTTGCAACCCAACGCTGGTGCTGCTGGAGAATACGCTGGATTGATGGTTATCCGAGCATATCATATG GCAAGAGGAGATCATCAGAGGAACGTGTGCATTATTCCCGTATCGGCACACGGAACAAATCCCGCTAGTGCTGCTATGTGTGGAATGAAGATCATTACCGTAGGAACCGATTCGAAAGGTAACATTAATATTGAAGAGGTACGAAAGGCTGCTGAGGCGAACAAAGAGACTTTATCTGCTCTTATG GTTACGTATCCTTCAACTCATGGAGTTTATGAGGAAGGTATCGATGAGATTTGCAGAATTATTCATGACAATGGAGGTCAAGTTTACATGGATGGAGCCAACATGAATGCACAG GTTGGTCTGACAAGTCCAGGATGGATCGGGGCAGATGTTTGCCATCTGAACCTGCACAAGACGTTTTGCATTCCGCATGGTGGAGGTGGTCCCGGTATGGGTCCCATCGGTGTGAAGAAACATTTGGCACCATACTTGCCTTCACACCCTGTG GTGGCGACGGGTGGCATACCAGCCCCTGAACACAGTCAGCCACTCGGCACGATTTCGGCTGCACCTTGGGGTTCGGCACTTATCTTGCCCATATCGTACACGTACATTGCTATGATGGGATCTCAAGGAATCACAAATGCATCAAAGATAGCTATTTTGAATGCAAATTATATGGCGAAACGTCTAGAG TCTCATTATCCAATTCTTTTCCGTGGTGTCAATGGAACTGTTGCTCATGAATTCATTGTTGATTTGAGACCATTGAAa ACTACTACTGGAGTAGAGCCAGAAGATGTTGCTAAACGTCTTATTGATTACGGGTTTCATGGTCCTACGATGTCATGGCCCGTTCCAGGAACACTCATGATCGAACCCACTGAAAGTGAAAGCAag GCGGAGTTGGACAGGTTTTGTGATGCATTAATCTCAATTAGAGAAGAAATAGCAGAAATTGAAAAAGGAAAAGTTGATATCAACAACAACGTCATCAAG GGTGCTCCTCATCCGCCGCATGTACTCATGGCTGATAAATGGACAAAACCGTACTCACGAGAATACGCAGCGTACCCTGCTCCCTGGCTTCGTGCTGCCAAGTTCTGGCCAACTACAT GCCGTGTGGACAATGTGTATGGTGACCGCAACCTCATTTGCACCCTTCAACCAGCACAAGATTACGAAGAGAAAGCGGAAGCTACTGCTTAA